The genomic stretch gtttatttttgcCCCCCTTCGatttaaatctttagaaaaaaaaatgtgtcataaTTTTATAAAACTTTATTGACTTTAACGAAAAGACATACAGTGAAGTTTACAAAAAGAAACAGATCTAGGTCTTAGCAGATCAAGATTTTGTAAGCTAAGAATAATATACGTGTtaagagtagatctacatgcttgactaatcatGTCAGTGTGTCTCGCCTGACTACTAAACATACATCGCGTGATCGTCATGTCATGACAGTCTACACATAGCCTACTAAAGttctagccttacactgaccactactgaccagtttgttagaatcacccggacacacgatctatttacttattGGGACAGAGAGTAAAtgaaaatgttccttttttttttttatcgatttaTTTATCGTAatgcttctagatctatataactgtGCCAGAGACTATCATATTGCCAtagactaggccgtcactaagcatAACATCCACAGTAGGAATGAAGCAATACAattggttagatctagattcgctTGTAGTAGTGCTCTGTGCAGTGACGTATGCCGAGGCCCCCAAAaaactaaaccaaaaaaaaaacgttttttttttagatgtcaaaaatttaataatttattaaatataaatatagctaagcatttcaattttaaaattttaaatgtttactaaTACAACATTTTACACAGAAATCTGTAAATAAATcaaatgtgaaaataaaaacatcggAGATTCCCTTCAACGTCAACTGCCATAAAGATAGCAATGTcagaaagggaaactttacccttttttttttttactccctgCCAAATCACAATGGTCCTGTCACAGTCCTGTGCATGCTTGCTAAAGTGTAGCAGAGCGAGACAGTGGAATATATGGGGAATCCCCGcgtttatacttttaaaaaaataattagatattACACGCTCTGtttcaattataaaataataaaaaagatattCATTGTTATCGATCGATAGTACATTTAAGCATGTGACAATCTGATcattaaaacacagaaacacatagacacctaaatatcttatcttatataatacagatgttacttcaaaaaagaagatgattacgtcctacgcgtcatgcatttagtcatgcatattaaccaatgacttaaattctgccaagtcactggttttcctggctagctcaggtaacccattccatgctctaatagcactagggaagaaggagcatttgtatagatttgtcctagcatatgggacgagaaatgtgcctttatctttatgtctttcagagtattttattaggtttttgtTTAGTATTTGAAGAATatgtttcaatgttttatgtataattgctatttaCTTTTGAgacttctgtcctgaaggctttctaaatttagtgattttactaaaggtgttactctagtccagtaatgcccaacctaattcgacccgcgggccattttaatttccaacactcgtctcGCGGGCCATATGACCTAAAAGCtacaaaaactaaatgaaattgttcGGAAACTATTTTGGTGAAACCTGTGaatttaatacttaattaatagattatttgacaattatatttttgtacGATTCAAATAAATAGCTTCATTTCCCTACTTAAAATGTAAGCAACGACTCACTTTATGGTCTCTTTCCAATGTATCTTCCAATCTCTAGTCGaggtttaacaatcttttattcgtgACTCAAACTCAAACAAAGAATACagccatatttattttataatgccctttttatgttgttgttttattagacagccacactttctttataaaataaatatgttggcttattatcatgttcaacaaaaaaaaaaaaagtaaagatatgttcacttttcctggtagattctacattcagcgtcccatttcataaacacacaaatgttaaaggttatggtatcaatccatcagagaaaaagtgagggcccaaacgtaggtaaagagacattttttcaaccttttttttttgtttggaagggggatttctacactttgtgccgggTGAAACCACaccgcgggccggatctggcccgcgggccgtaatttgggcatcactgctctagtcCAATGTGAATATTTAAATTATGGATTAACATGCCTGACTAGGTGCATgccgcgtaggacgtaatcatcatctttgtTTCAAGTAATGTATGTATTTGATAAGatatgataaataataattaaaatcgTTTACTAAGAAGGATTTAGGACGTTCAATTCTCGCTCATAGGTCCTGTATAACCCAACACTACTGTAATTCAGTTTAGAAGGTAAAGAACCGCTATGGACATGTCCGGTGCCTGACCCTAAACAGTGTACTTTGGCCCCGCTGCTTCCTGGACATGTATTAGTTGTGTAAGTCATCTGAGTTTGATCAAATTTGATGTTGTGCTCCCTCACCCTGAAGCTTTCCTCCAACTGACCGACACTGACCTGCTTAGAGCATCCGTGAGGATGTGATACTATGAACGTCAACTTCGATTTGTCCCTATAAGTGTCCCTTACCCTTTCCCAAAGGAAATAATATTGCTCCATCATTTTATAAAGCTTCGTCCCCAGTGTCGCGTCACAGGTCACGTGTTTCAACAGACACACGTCTCGCTTGATGTTTACAATATAAATACTGACTTTATCAAGAATGACCACTGGGCTATTTTGGTCATCATAAAATAGTCTACATGTCGTGTGGCCGGCCTCTATGTCATCAAAAACCACATGTGTGGCTGTGCTGATAAGTATTTCCCACCAGACCTTGCTGGGGTTGTCTGAATGTCGACATTTTTCACAaggacattttttgtagtttctCGAAAGCTGATGTCCACTAACAACACTCAATTCACTACCAAGTCCATTATATCCACGTCCATCAATATATTTATTCACAGCCATCTGTCCACTCCCTGTCCTCGGTAGACAACTATCTCTCCTTTCATAGAATGGATATTTAAGCCTTTTGCCAGGCCAAAACTGTGGTCTGCGCGGACTGACCTTCGCAACACTAATTCTAACAGTCAGGTCAGCTGTAGATTTAATCAGTTTTAACAAATCATTGTCATGATAATCTTCAGGCAGGTGTGTTAGGTTTAAGTTGGCTATAGGAATGAACTGAGAATGACCTGGGTTTTTAATACAGTTTGCATAGTGTGAATGTAAATCAACTTCTCCACCTTCAGATACTTGAATCTCATGGTCACCTGTAGaatatacaataaaaaattgCTATGTTAACTACTTATGTTGGTAAATTAAATTTAGTGTAAGCTTGAATATATTACCTTTATAACCTTAAACCTAGTGTAAATCTCATAACATACTATTTCTCAGTTCAATTTGTCGAAATTTGTATTAAAATTTTCTCGTTTGGGCAGGGTTTAAATCCACGAAGGTGGATTGGGGAaggatacctttttttttaaccaccaGTTTAGAGCCCGGAAATTTAATGGCTTGACCCTTCACTAGTCTCCAGGGCTGATCAGTTCAGCATAAGCTGTAGACGCCGACAGACACAGTCTCTACACCAGACGAGCGTGCAGGGTCTATGTCTATCAGAGCTAGCATTTTCCCATAACCGCACCAGCAGAGCCCTGCACCAGGAGAGCGTGAGTTTTTGCTaggaccgcacttccccgtggtggaggctgtccagacCTAAGCAAGCAGTGCAGGACATGAGCCACTGTtttgttggctcatatttctcacgactatgaccaaattttgattcacggtgccccccgctgcggggaagaagaggaaaccgtgcctcatattctgtttgactgccccagacttgttgatctcgacaggtctgggaaacccaaaaattctcgacctgtatggcgacatttatgcactacgcaagacagctgggtttctgtccagggcttttgcaagagagaatttgagcctctcaaatggagtttgatgatgttgaTTAAACACTTCTTGAGGGTGGGGGCtggctggtcgtgtggtatgcgctctagCCTATAGTCTCGGTGATCCCGGGTTAGAATTCAGCCCTCTGCCATTCTTCGccccgtcctgcgggaggttggACTATGATGATGTAATTATCACCTCTGAAGGTAAGGTACAATCAAAACAGGTCAACGAAAGGACAACGCTTAGTTAAACTTGTGGAAGAAAATAGATGGATTAATGTTGTGCTATCGTTACAACAAGGCAAAAGGTTCATTACTTACCACATATTATTAAACAATCATTTGCCACTCTAGTCGACTGATTCTCACTGTCTTCTAGTTGCTAAATGATGGAAAAGAAATAATGTAGCaagcaaaattattttaaaaagcttatctaaaatactatatctaccaataatgtacaagttatcttatcttatcttatataatacagacgttacttcaaaaaagaagatgattacgtcctacgcgtcatgcatttagtcatgcatattaatcaatgacttaaattctgccaagtcactggttttcctgtgaCGTAAATCAAGGGTGATGATACTCCAATAAAATGTTTCAATGCGCTCTAATGTACACCTTCTTTTGAacacaaatttacatttttttctgctCTGCTTCTAGGTGCCCATCCTTATGAtgatggataaagtttttacactttaatataatattaacactGTAGCAATCCAGAGAAATAATTGAACTTACCATCTTAAATGTATTCCTTGATTGTTGATTCACTAAGAAGTCTTATCAAGCAACCACTTTGAGCCaatatatcttttatttatagtgCTCCAATCTGAACCACAATTGTTAGGGGATTCTTTTACTAGCTGACGAAATTCTGGTCAGGATCCAAGTGAATAAATGGGCCAACAAAAGCTGAATGGGTTAACCCTGTTCTATTTTAACTGCCTGCTGACGTAATATTCTAATtacatggcaaaaaaaaaatcaattagaaatatttacattaaaaagaaaCGCAATGAAGAATACTATTATAACCCCGCCCTCGCGTTGATGGTGCGCAACAGCACACCGTTCAACTCGAGGGACAGACGACATATTGATTCGGGAGGTCGAACTGTTTTAGATCTGGTGGAAGCGATCTCAAGGTTTGGGAGTCTGAGCTGTCCGGGACCAAACGTGATACCTGCGAATTGCATAGAGGATCTGGCGCGGGACTgtgaagtgtgtcggtggtctgtaccGATatggtcacggaggtcacgtcTGTACCGATatggtcacggaggtcacgtcTGTAACGATatggtcacggaggtcacgtcTGTACCGATatggtcacggaggtcacgtcTGTAACGATATGGTCACGAAGGTCACGTCTGTAACGATatggtcacggaggtcacgtcTGTACCGATatggtcacggaggtcacgtcTGTACCGAtacggtcacggaggtcacgtcTGTACCGACTGCATGGTCTTGCGGTATGCGTGCTAAACTGctgttcggtcgtctcgatggttccgggttcaaaccctgcccgctgccatctccCTTCTtcctgcgggatgtttggactacgaagtagattatcttcaactgaTGAAGATACGAAacttgtaaaatatttacaaaacaaatttttttttacaaataccaTAGGAGGGTTTCGAGTCAAGCAAGTATCTTTATACTAGAATAGACCTGCATTTATTGACAGTAGATTGTTAATTgactagatttttttctttagaaaagcCAAAACCTTAACCGAGATCACTATTTcccaatgtaataaaaattgaaagtaaaacaaacgaacaaaatatgaaaacatTAGAGATTTAATGactatggaagttatctaaaatataatattcCCTGTAGCTATATCAACCGAACTGACACTGAAGATACATTAGAGGAGATAGTGAcaactgacattattattattattatagctcttatatagcgctactttcatgcttatagcatgctcagagcgcttttggtccaatctcatttgtggaccagtgggtgggagggggtatctaggaattGGTTTTCCGTTTTGTAAACGGATATGGCCGGGATGCCAAAGGAAGGACCTTTGACCTATTTTTCAGGAACCAAATTTATGAGAAATTACAGAACTTGCCCTTGTGAAAAAATGGCAACAATTAGACACACCAAACAGTGTCTGGTGGGAAATAATAGTCCAAACAGCCACACATTTGGTTTTTGATGACATAGAGTCCAGACACACTAGCTGTAGACTATTTTATGATGGCCAAGATAGCCCAGTGGTCATTTTTGATAAgcctatattttattttttttttatatagaaaaagatgttttgtttgttttacatgtttcggagttgaagatagtttacttcctagtccaaacctcccgcaggacgacgggggatgggagcgggcaggatttgaaccctcgaccatcgataaatccgaacgacagtccagtgcgcaaaccgcacgaccaggcagccaccccaTGATGAATGTGAGTTATGTTACGTCAAGTGTAATGCTTCATTAGGAGATAAACTTTTCCAAACAGAGAAGTCATTTCACTATATCTGGATGAAAGCCACAACAATAAAGTACTGGAATTGGTCAAAGCTAGTTTTTATAGTTTCTTATCCTCACGGATGCTACCGACAGGTCAGTCTAGGTCAGTTGCTGGACAATGAGAAGGTTAGTGAAGTGAATAACTCTTTTGATATGACCAAGTTGACTTACACCACAGTTACATGTCCAGGGAGTAGTGGCGCCATTGTCCACTATTTGGGATTTAATACTGGACATGTACACAGTGGATCgatacattctaaaaaaaacaaacttcagTGCTGTTGGTTTACAGATGAAGTTACCAATAGAGCAAAATTAGACTAATAGTATTACTTCGAActagaatttattacaatatttgtgtaaaggttttgacagtgttcactccatttcagtttgttgtcgATGATTGTACCaaggtatttatattcttgtacttgttctacggtttggttgtttatctgaatttctgcaagatggccgcctttatgtttcctaaaatctattataatttctttagttttctgaacatttaaaattatcttatgttatctatacaccattggtaaaaaatgttcattgTTGAATGGTACAGATTTTCGTCACCTGCAATAAGGCCGATGATTGCTGTGTCGTCAGCAAATTTTAAGATGGGAGTGTCAGCTGATAGGctctgaatgtcatttgtgtatGTGGTATGCACTACTGGTGACAGGACGCACCCCTGCGACGTTCCAGTGCTAAGCTCTCTCATGCCGGACACATGCCCGTTCACTTTTACATATTGTGGGCGTTTGATAAGAAAGTTTAGAATCCAAGCTTGTATGTTTTTGCTAACGTTCAATTCAGAAAGTTTTTGTATCATGCGAGGTGGTTGGATGGTGTTGAATGCGGATGAAGAATCTACGAATAATACTCTGGCGTAGTGTCTCTGAGTATCAAGATGATGGTATAGACAATTCAGCATGAATAGTATGGCATCTTCTGTACTTCTTGACGGTTTGTAAGCAAACTGGTGCGGGTCAAGACGTGTTTCGACTTCTTTCAatagatgttttaaaatcattttctccAGGCACTTCATTGGAATTGATGTAAGTGCTACGGGACGTAGATCGTTGTTGGAAGCAATGATCTTCTTTTGGGTACTGGAATTATTTCAGACGTCTTCCAAATGGAAAGTATTTTGTGCGTTTGCCAGGACTTGTTGAATATAGCACAAAAGATATAAGCCAGTTGATATGTGTAGCCTACTGGGCCAGTGGGTCTAAAACCGATCCTTGGGGTAATCCGTGATTGAAGATTAAGCTTGCTGAGACTTAACCACGATATATTGGGTGCATTAAGTCAATTTGGATCCGAGTCAGTT from Biomphalaria glabrata chromosome 9, xgBioGlab47.1, whole genome shotgun sequence encodes the following:
- the LOC129928010 gene encoding uncharacterized protein LOC129928010, with product MQLEDSENQSTRVANDCLIICGDHEIQVSEGGEVDLHSHYANCIKNPGHSQFIPIANLNLTHLPEDYHDNDLLKLIKSTADLTVRISVAKVSPRRPQFWPGKRLKYPFYERRDSCLPRTGSGQMAVNKYIDGRGYNGLGSELSVVSGHQLSRNYKKCPCEKCRHSDNPSKVWWEILISTATHVVFDDIEAGHTTCRLFYDDQNSPVVILDKVSIYIVNIKRDVCLLKHVTCDATLGTKLYKMMEQYYFLWERVRDTYRDKSKLTFIVSHPHGCSKQVSVGQLEESFRVREHNIKFDQTQMTYTTNTCPGSSGAKVHCLGSGTGHVHSGSLPSKLNYSSVGLYRTYERELNVLNPS